A part of Nitrospira sp. SG-bin1 genomic DNA contains:
- a CDS encoding integrase: protein MKHEIQLAIPGTRTLPALFTATPDAAKKFVAFFTANIRNPHTRKAYTWAVAEFAAWCERHGLLSLQAIEPVHVATYIETLQRRLAAPSVKQHLAAIRMLFDWLVVGQVLPTNPASSVRGPRYSTKKGKTPVLTADEARLLLDAIDSKTVEGLRDRALIGLMVYTFARIGAAITMTVEDIYIQGRRTWVRLHEKGGKLHAMPCHHHLEDYLHAYLKAAQLTEGKTPLFRTMRGRTGLLSDQPMTQPDAYRMIRRRAEAVGIRTKIGNHSFRATGITEYLRNGGKLEIAQQMANHESARTTGLYDRRTDQVSLDEVERIVI from the coding sequence CACTCCCTGCCCTCTTCACAGCGACGCCCGACGCAGCGAAGAAGTTCGTCGCATTCTTTACCGCCAACATCCGCAACCCGCACACCCGGAAAGCCTATACCTGGGCGGTCGCTGAATTTGCCGCCTGGTGCGAGCGGCATGGGCTGCTCTCCTTGCAGGCCATCGAGCCGGTGCATGTGGCCACCTATATCGAAACCTTGCAACGCCGGCTGGCCGCTCCGTCCGTGAAACAACATCTCGCCGCGATTCGCATGTTGTTTGATTGGCTCGTGGTCGGCCAGGTCCTTCCTACCAATCCGGCCAGCTCCGTCCGTGGACCGAGGTACTCGACGAAGAAAGGCAAGACGCCGGTGCTCACGGCCGACGAAGCTCGTCTCCTCCTCGATGCGATCGACAGCAAGACGGTGGAAGGATTACGGGATCGCGCGTTGATCGGCTTGATGGTCTACACCTTTGCTCGCATTGGTGCGGCAATTACGATGACCGTGGAGGATATCTATATCCAAGGCCGTCGCACCTGGGTGCGGTTGCATGAAAAAGGCGGCAAGCTCCATGCGATGCCCTGCCACCACCATCTTGAAGACTATCTGCACGCCTACCTCAAGGCGGCGCAGCTCACCGAGGGCAAGACCCCGCTCTTTCGGACGATGCGTGGCCGAACCGGGTTGCTTTCTGATCAGCCTATGACGCAGCCGGATGCCTACCGCATGATTCGCCGTCGCGCGGAAGCGGTGGGCATCCGCACAAAGATCGGCAATCACTCTTTTCGCGCCACGGGCATCACGGAGTATCTTCGCAACGGCGGGAAGCTGGAAATTGCCCAGCAGATGGCGAATCACGAGAGCGCCCGCACGACGGGGCTCTATGATCGGCGCACCGATCAGGTGTCGCTGGATGAGGTGGAGCGGATTGTGATTTAG
- a CDS encoding addiction module toxin RelE: MQTVIETEEYLKDAKRVGLSEQERMSIVEYFARHPDAGDEIQGTGGARKVRFAGKGKGKRGGYRVITFFSGTDIPVFLLNVFAKNERIDLSQAERNELKVILGTLAAAYRRKRAR; this comes from the coding sequence ATGCAGACCGTCATCGAAACGGAAGAGTATTTGAAGGATGCGAAGCGAGTCGGTCTTTCAGAGCAGGAGCGAATGAGCATCGTCGAGTATTTTGCCCGTCATCCCGACGCGGGAGATGAAATTCAAGGGACAGGTGGTGCGAGAAAAGTACGCTTCGCCGGAAAAGGCAAAGGAAAACGCGGAGGATATCGGGTGATCACGTTTTTCAGTGGAACCGATATTCCGGTGTTTCTCCTCAACGTGTTTGCGAAAAATGAGCGGATAGACCTCTCACAGGCCGAACGGAACGAGCTCAAGGTTATCTTGGGAACGCTGGCTGCAGCCTATCGAAGAAAGAGGGCGCGATGA
- a CDS encoding conjugal transfer protein TraF: MTTWESRFRHPIVIAGLCLALGLVLAHQSGLRFNTTRSIPLGLYKMSNHPIAKGDYVLWCPPKRPEFDLAKERGYIGAGFCAGGYGYMMKKVLAAHNDVVSVTDEGVIINGTIIPASQPFEADSMGRPLPQFRVTDHVLAASELLLMSDTNSRSYDARYFGPVHRAHIQSLIYPVLTW, encoded by the coding sequence ATGACGACCTGGGAGAGCCGCTTCCGTCACCCGATTGTGATTGCGGGTCTCTGTCTCGCACTGGGCCTCGTCCTGGCTCATCAATCAGGTCTTCGTTTCAACACCACGCGCAGCATTCCGCTTGGGCTCTACAAGATGTCGAACCATCCGATTGCAAAAGGTGACTATGTGTTGTGGTGTCCACCGAAGCGACCAGAGTTTGACTTGGCGAAGGAGCGAGGCTACATCGGGGCGGGATTCTGCGCTGGCGGATACGGCTACATGATGAAAAAAGTCCTCGCCGCGCACAACGATGTGGTGAGCGTGACGGATGAAGGGGTGATAATTAACGGGACGATTATCCCAGCGAGTCAACCGTTTGAAGCAGATTCGATGGGACGACCACTCCCACAGTTTCGTGTCACCGATCATGTACTGGCAGCCTCGGAACTCTTGTTGATGTCGGACACCAACAGCCGTTCTTACGATGCTCGATACTTTGGTCCCGTGCATCGAGCGCACATCCAAAGCCTCATCTATCCTGTGTTGACATGGTAG
- a CDS encoding conjugal transfer protein TraG (type IV secretion system VirD4 family), with the protein MSSTYNNAVGPQVRAPQPKPGLVIPFLACASLVVGLQSATQFFAATFNYQEVLGDHFGGLYKPWAILEWASRWTSDYPLQLRQSGGFGMIVAASGLLCLAIARTVQASRPRPNPFLHGSARWANREDLEAATLLPRARTVMDWVKGTPHCSTDGVYVGGWLDAKGTLHYLRHSGPEHVLTYAPTRSGKGVGLVIPTLLSWPHSALIADLKGELWELTAGWRQHHAKNNVLRFEPAAAQGSVRWNPLDEVRLGTEHEVADAQNLATILVDPDGRGLESHWQKTSQALLVGVMLHALYKARQDGTITSLPAVDRMLADPQRPIAELWKEMTTYGHVNGQVHPVVGAAARDMMDRPEEEAGSVLSSAKSYLALYRDPLVAHNVSASEFKIRDLMHHPSPVSLYLVTKPNDKARLRPLIRVFVAMALRLLTDTIAFHRETAPTSWWSQLCEGMGVRSTQPQLTTHAAYQHRLLGMLDEFPSLGKLEIFQESLAFMAGYGLKFYLICQDINQLRSRETGYGTDEAISSNCHIQNAFPPNRLETAEHLSRLTGQTTVIQEKLTVSRRRMSAIQAQESRTHHEVQRPLLTPDECLRMPGPKKDAQGQIMEAGDMVIYVAGFPAIYGRQPLFFHDPIFAARAAIPPPAISDRLCDPHVPQTVKIEL; encoded by the coding sequence ATGAGCAGCACCTACAACAATGCGGTGGGTCCTCAAGTCCGAGCCCCACAGCCCAAACCAGGCCTGGTGATTCCCTTTTTGGCCTGTGCCTCGCTCGTCGTTGGATTGCAGTCGGCCACACAATTTTTCGCCGCTACCTTCAACTATCAGGAGGTGTTAGGCGACCATTTCGGTGGACTGTATAAACCCTGGGCCATTCTTGAATGGGCCTCCCGTTGGACGAGCGACTATCCACTGCAGCTCCGACAATCCGGAGGATTCGGCATGATCGTGGCGGCAAGCGGGTTGTTGTGTCTCGCCATCGCTCGCACGGTCCAAGCGTCACGGCCTCGACCGAATCCATTCCTGCATGGCTCGGCACGATGGGCCAACCGAGAGGATCTTGAAGCCGCCACGTTGCTGCCTCGCGCTCGCACGGTCATGGATTGGGTGAAGGGCACGCCGCACTGTTCAACCGATGGTGTGTACGTGGGCGGTTGGTTGGATGCGAAAGGCACGCTGCACTACTTGCGCCACAGTGGGCCGGAGCATGTGTTGACCTATGCGCCGACTCGATCCGGCAAAGGGGTCGGCTTGGTTATTCCGACGCTGTTGTCCTGGCCGCATAGCGCCCTCATTGCCGATCTGAAAGGGGAGTTGTGGGAACTCACGGCAGGATGGAGACAGCACCACGCGAAGAATAACGTGTTACGCTTTGAACCGGCTGCGGCACAGGGCAGTGTGCGGTGGAATCCGCTGGATGAAGTGCGGCTCGGGACCGAACACGAAGTGGCCGACGCCCAGAATCTGGCCACGATCCTGGTGGATCCAGACGGACGTGGCCTGGAATCTCATTGGCAGAAGACAAGCCAAGCGTTGCTGGTTGGCGTCATGCTGCACGCGCTGTACAAGGCCCGACAGGACGGCACGATCACCTCCTTACCCGCTGTCGATAGGATGTTAGCCGATCCCCAACGGCCCATCGCCGAGCTGTGGAAAGAGATGACGACCTATGGTCACGTGAACGGGCAGGTGCATCCGGTGGTGGGAGCCGCCGCTCGAGACATGATGGATCGGCCCGAGGAGGAAGCAGGCTCGGTCCTCTCGTCTGCGAAATCCTACCTCGCGCTGTATCGCGATCCCCTCGTCGCCCACAACGTCAGCGCCTCAGAATTCAAGATTCGAGATCTCATGCACCATCCCAGTCCGGTGAGTCTGTACCTCGTCACGAAGCCGAATGACAAAGCCCGGTTGCGTCCGCTGATTCGGGTGTTCGTGGCCATGGCGCTACGCTTACTCACCGACACGATTGCCTTTCATCGTGAGACCGCGCCCACATCCTGGTGGAGTCAATTGTGTGAGGGAATGGGTGTCCGGTCCACTCAACCACAGCTCACGACTCACGCAGCCTATCAACATCGCTTGCTGGGCATGCTCGATGAGTTTCCGAGTCTGGGGAAACTCGAGATCTTTCAAGAATCCCTCGCGTTCATGGCGGGCTACGGGCTGAAGTTCTATCTCATCTGTCAGGATATCAACCAACTCAGAAGCCGTGAGACCGGGTACGGGACCGATGAAGCCATTAGCTCCAACTGCCATATCCAGAATGCGTTTCCGCCGAATCGCCTTGAAACGGCCGAACATCTGTCCCGTCTCACCGGACAGACCACTGTCATCCAAGAAAAACTGACCGTCAGCCGACGGCGCATGAGCGCCATTCAGGCGCAGGAATCGCGCACGCACCACGAGGTGCAACGGCCATTACTGACTCCCGATGAATGTCTCCGGATGCCGGGGCCGAAGAAAGACGCGCAGGGACAGATCATGGAAGCAGGGGACATGGTGATCTACGTCGCAGGATTTCCGGCGATCTACGGCCGCCAACCACTCTTTTTTCACGATCCTATTTTCGCGGCTCGGGCGGCGATTCCACCGCCAGCAATCAGCGACAGGCTCTGTGATCCGCACGTGCCACAGACCGTGAAGATCGAGCTATGA